A region of Streptomyces deccanensis DNA encodes the following proteins:
- a CDS encoding SPW repeat protein produces MTERTHSTLESHPDIQEMRERHARAERAASSQQGQAVEAMALITGLYLAASPWIAGFNDFGTLAINNLITGIAYTFLLSGFGHAYERTHARAWTAALLGLWTVIAPWMVAGNVDTTRTVVNNVIVGVVALLCALAASAAAGETDRGGRSRRARTAR; encoded by the coding sequence ATGACCGAACGGACCCATAGCACCCTGGAGTCGCACCCAGACATCCAGGAGATGCGGGAACGCCATGCTCGGGCCGAACGGGCGGCCTCGAGCCAGCAGGGTCAGGCCGTCGAGGCGATGGCCCTCATCACCGGCCTGTACCTGGCGGCCTCGCCCTGGATCGCGGGGTTCAACGACTTCGGCACCCTGGCCATCAACAACCTGATCACCGGCATCGCCTACACGTTCCTGCTGAGCGGCTTCGGCCACGCCTACGAGCGCACGCACGCACGAGCGTGGACGGCCGCGCTGCTCGGTCTCTGGACCGTGATCGCACCGTGGATGGTCGCGGGGAACGTGGACACCACACGCACGGTCGTCAACAACGTCATCGTCGGCGTCGTCGCCCTCCTGTGCGCCCTGGCCGCGAGCGCGGCTGCGGGCGAGACGGACAGGGGCGGCCGGAGCCGTCGCGCGCGAACAGCCCGCTGA
- a CDS encoding tetratricopeptide repeat protein, with amino-acid sequence MTGDFNMYPAADGVAPDRWASALHLFDNGVGVPHEETTAERWERAQLLFGARDYIGAAKLLVDVVEEVPEQTGPRLLLARAYYHSAQLRRAEDQLRVIVERDPVEHYAHLMLGRTLQRQGRAGEAEPWLRMAGAFAGEFPDS; translated from the coding sequence ATGACCGGCGACTTCAACATGTACCCGGCCGCCGACGGGGTGGCGCCCGACCGTTGGGCCAGCGCGCTGCACCTGTTCGACAACGGCGTCGGAGTGCCGCACGAGGAGACCACCGCCGAGCGTTGGGAGCGTGCCCAACTGCTGTTCGGCGCGCGGGACTACATCGGTGCCGCGAAGTTGCTCGTCGACGTGGTCGAGGAGGTCCCGGAGCAGACGGGCCCCCGGCTGCTGCTGGCCCGCGCCTACTACCACTCCGCGCAACTGCGCCGCGCGGAGGACCAGTTGCGGGTGATCGTCGAGCGTGATCCGGTCGAGCACTACGCGCATCTGATGCTCGGGCGCACCCTGCAGCGTCAGGGACGGGCGGGCGAGGCGGAGCCCTGGCTGCGGATGGCCGGCGCGTTCGCGGGCGAGTTCCCCGACAGCTAA
- a CDS encoding NmrA/HSCARG family protein → MSDKKVIAVAGATGAQGGGAVRAILADPDAGFTVRALTRNPDSPAAKELVELGAEVVRADFYDEPSVHAAFEGAYGAFLVTNFWAHGSAAKETEEVEVLVRAAEAAGLRHVVWSTLEDTRELLPLEDERMPVLQEKYNVPHFDAKGEANELFRRAGVPTTFLNTTFFFQGFLSMMGPKRGEDGVLTLTLPFEDGKLLSGVDVNDIGRTALAILKNGERFIGRTVGLAGDHLTGAQYAEKIGAAIGEPVRFQSVPYDVFRSLGVPAGDEIANMFQYYGDFDREFTGARDLDEIRRIHPGLKSFDTWLAENAADIPVD, encoded by the coding sequence ATGAGTGACAAGAAGGTCATCGCGGTCGCCGGAGCCACGGGTGCGCAGGGTGGCGGTGCCGTACGGGCGATCCTGGCCGATCCGGACGCCGGCTTCACCGTGCGCGCGCTGACCCGGAACCCGGACTCGCCCGCCGCCAAGGAACTGGTCGAGCTCGGCGCGGAGGTCGTACGGGCGGACTTCTACGACGAGCCGTCCGTGCACGCGGCGTTCGAGGGCGCGTACGGGGCCTTCCTGGTCACCAACTTCTGGGCGCACGGCTCGGCCGCCAAGGAGACCGAGGAGGTCGAGGTCCTCGTCCGGGCGGCCGAGGCCGCCGGTCTGCGGCACGTCGTGTGGTCGACGCTGGAGGACACCCGCGAGCTGCTGCCGCTGGAGGACGAGCGAATGCCCGTGCTCCAGGAGAAGTACAACGTGCCGCACTTCGACGCCAAGGGCGAGGCCAACGAGCTGTTCCGCCGGGCCGGGGTGCCGACCACCTTCCTGAATACGACGTTCTTCTTCCAGGGCTTCCTGTCGATGATGGGTCCCAAGCGGGGCGAGGACGGCGTGCTGACGCTGACGCTGCCCTTCGAGGACGGCAAACTGCTGTCCGGCGTCGACGTGAACGACATCGGCCGCACGGCGCTCGCCATCCTCAAGAACGGCGAGCGCTTCATCGGCCGCACCGTCGGGCTGGCGGGCGACCACCTGACCGGTGCGCAGTACGCGGAGAAGATCGGGGCGGCCATCGGTGAGCCGGTACGCTTCCAGTCGGTGCCCTACGACGTCTTCCGCTCCCTCGGAGTGCCGGCGGGCGACGAGATCGCCAACATGTTCCAGTACTACGGCGACTTCGACCGGGAGTTCACCGGCGCGCGTGACCTGGACGAAATCCGGCGGATCCACCCCGGGCTCAAGAGCTTCGACACCTGGCTGGCCGAGAACGCCGCCGACATCCCGGTGGACTGA
- a CDS encoding cytochrome c oxidase assembly protein has product MTPEHIHPGPAWHDLAGWCVTAGALLACAAYLLAARRLGRRGDAWPWPRDAVFTTGCLAVAWAMTAEPPGGPFTSHVTRHLVVGMAAPLLLVLGRPLTLALRALPPGPLRRALPAAAHARPVAVLLLPPVAAVVDLGGLWLLHRTGLFAATHRQPLLNAVTQAHVLAAGLLFTFAVCQLDPVRRRRSLALRGSALLAAGAAHAVLAKGLYGAPPPGTDFTAADLRTGAQLMYYGGDLVEIALAVTLAVQWYARRHAPRPTGRRGPEHRPPGHAHRRARPGSHRVRPVQAQEGRLRACGHPPGRRLSDRWPAEGCRTGRPCSV; this is encoded by the coding sequence ATGACACCGGAGCACATCCACCCCGGCCCGGCCTGGCACGACCTGGCCGGATGGTGCGTCACGGCAGGCGCGCTCCTGGCGTGCGCGGCGTACCTGCTGGCCGCGCGCCGTCTGGGGCGACGCGGCGACGCATGGCCCTGGCCGAGGGACGCGGTCTTCACCACCGGCTGTCTGGCCGTGGCCTGGGCGATGACCGCAGAACCGCCGGGAGGGCCGTTCACCTCGCACGTCACCCGGCATCTGGTGGTCGGCATGGCGGCGCCTCTGCTTCTCGTCCTGGGCCGGCCCCTGACCCTGGCGCTACGGGCCCTGCCACCCGGCCCTCTGCGGAGGGCCCTGCCCGCCGCGGCGCACGCGCGGCCCGTCGCCGTGCTGCTCCTGCCGCCGGTGGCGGCCGTGGTGGACCTCGGCGGTCTGTGGCTGCTGCACCGTACCGGGCTTTTCGCCGCGACCCACCGCCAGCCCCTGCTGAATGCCGTGACGCAGGCGCATGTGCTGGCAGCCGGGCTGCTCTTCACCTTCGCGGTCTGTCAGCTCGATCCCGTGCGGCGACGTCGGAGCCTCGCCCTGCGCGGATCCGCGTTGCTGGCCGCCGGTGCCGCCCACGCCGTACTCGCCAAGGGGCTGTACGGGGCACCGCCGCCCGGCACGGACTTCACGGCTGCCGATCTGCGCACCGGTGCGCAACTGATGTACTACGGCGGGGACCTGGTGGAGATCGCCCTCGCCGTGACGCTGGCCGTCCAGTGGTACGCGCGGCGTCACGCGCCGCGACCGACTGGCCGCCGGGGACCTGAGCACCGCCCACCTGGCCACGCACACCGTCGCGCCCGACCGGGCTCCCACCGCGTACGACCTGTTCAAGCACAAGAAGGACGGCTGCGTGCGTGCGGTCATCCGCCCGGACGCCGCCTGAGCGATCGGTGGCCCGCAGAAGGGTGCCGGACCGGACGGCCCTGTTCCGTTTAG
- a CDS encoding pirin family protein, whose amino-acid sequence MSNVEVEPAALACGSPVGGDRSAEEPRVEVLSARDVPLGGPRALRVRRTLPQRARTLIGAWCFADHYGPVDAGVTGMDVPPHPHTGLQTASWLFSGEIEHRDTLGTHALVRPGELNLMTGGHGIAHSEVSTPNTTVIHGVQLWVALPEEHRDAARDFQHHVPAPVRVDGAELKVFLGSLAGSTSPVRTFTPLLGAEITLEPRATVTLAVDPAFEHGLLVDSGDVRLVDTVLRPAELGYVPCGADTLTVVNESDAPARTVLLGGPPFEEEIVMWWNFIGRSHADIVRAREEWQAGSDRFGEVEGHAGRRLPAPALPNAVIAPRGNPARR is encoded by the coding sequence GTGAGCAACGTGGAAGTGGAACCCGCGGCACTGGCATGCGGGTCACCCGTCGGCGGCGACCGCTCGGCCGAGGAACCCCGGGTCGAGGTGCTGTCGGCGCGTGACGTGCCCTTGGGCGGGCCGCGCGCCCTGCGCGTACGCCGGACACTGCCGCAACGCGCCCGCACCCTGATCGGGGCCTGGTGCTTCGCCGACCACTACGGTCCCGTCGACGCGGGTGTCACGGGTATGGACGTACCACCGCATCCGCACACCGGTCTGCAGACGGCGAGCTGGCTGTTCAGCGGCGAGATCGAACACCGCGACACCCTCGGCACGCACGCCCTGGTCCGGCCCGGTGAGCTGAACCTCATGACCGGAGGTCACGGCATCGCCCACTCGGAGGTCTCCACCCCGAACACCACCGTCATCCATGGCGTCCAGCTGTGGGTGGCGTTGCCCGAGGAGCACCGCGACGCCGCTCGCGACTTCCAGCACCACGTGCCCGCCCCCGTGCGGGTCGACGGCGCCGAGCTCAAGGTCTTCCTCGGCTCGCTCGCCGGCAGCACGTCACCGGTGCGAACCTTCACACCGCTGCTCGGCGCCGAGATCACCCTCGAACCGCGGGCGACGGTCACCCTCGCGGTGGACCCCGCCTTCGAGCACGGACTGCTCGTGGACAGCGGGGACGTCCGTCTGGTCGACACCGTGCTGCGCCCCGCCGAACTCGGTTACGTTCCCTGCGGCGCGGACACCCTGACCGTGGTGAACGAGTCGGACGCCCCCGCGCGCACGGTCCTCCTCGGCGGCCCTCCCTTCGAGGAGGAGATCGTCATGTGGTGGAACTTCATCGGCCGCAGCCACGCCGACATCGTCCGCGCCCGGGAGGAGTGGCAGGCGGGCTCCGACCGCTTCGGCGAGGTCGAGGGCCATGCCGGACGCCGTCTTCCGGCCCCTGCCCTGCCGAACGCGGTCATCGCGCCGCGCGGGAACCCGGCGCGCCGCTGA
- a CDS encoding MarR family winged helix-turn-helix transcriptional regulator, whose translation MGETVRWLTSEEQRAWRGFVRLHERLGGRLGRMLQSESNVSAADFAVLVHLTDSPEGRQRYQDLARALEWEKSRMSHHIARMAGRGMVVREECAEDGRGAYVVITDVGRTAIEAAAPRHVQAVRELFIDHVTPAELRVLAEISERVIGKLDEDRA comes from the coding sequence ATGGGAGAGACAGTGCGATGGCTGACGTCGGAGGAGCAGCGCGCGTGGCGTGGCTTCGTCCGCTTGCATGAGCGGCTCGGCGGGCGCCTGGGGCGCATGCTGCAGTCGGAGTCCAATGTGTCGGCCGCGGACTTCGCGGTGCTCGTCCATCTGACGGACTCGCCGGAGGGGCGGCAGCGCTACCAGGACCTGGCGCGGGCGCTGGAGTGGGAGAAGAGCCGGATGTCCCACCACATCGCGCGGATGGCCGGGCGCGGCATGGTGGTGCGGGAGGAGTGCGCCGAGGACGGGCGCGGGGCGTACGTGGTGATCACGGACGTCGGCCGAACGGCCATCGAAGCGGCCGCCCCGCGCCATGTCCAGGCGGTGCGTGAGCTGTTCATCGACCATGTCACGCCGGCCGAGCTGCGCGTCCTGGCCGAGATCTCCGAGCGCGTCATCGGCAAACTGGACGAGGACCGGGCCTGA
- a CDS encoding cytochrome c oxidase subunit II encodes MRRGLTRALGAGLVLATTSGCEATWRDFPRLGMPTPVTEEAPRILFLWQGSWAAALTVGALVWGLIIWAAIFHRRSRTAVEVPPQSRYNMPIEVLYTVVPLIIVSVLFYFTARDEAELLELSEKPAHTVGVVGFQWSWGFNYVEDVDGDAGTGDAKADPDMGIVPDRYRDAFPAGAEGVFDVGVPGARNPQNGNPGPTLWLAKGEKVRFVLSSRDVIHSFWVLPFLMKQDVFPGHNVNVFEVTPTAEGTFRGKCAELCGVDHARMLFNVKVVSPERYRQHLRELADKGQRGFIPAGIEVSDPARNNEPRKL; translated from the coding sequence ATGCGTCGGGGGCTCACACGGGCTCTGGGCGCCGGACTGGTCCTGGCGACCACTTCCGGTTGCGAGGCCACATGGCGGGACTTCCCCCGCCTCGGCATGCCCACTCCGGTCACGGAGGAGGCACCGCGCATCCTCTTCCTGTGGCAGGGCTCGTGGGCGGCCGCGCTCACCGTGGGCGCGCTGGTGTGGGGGCTGATCATCTGGGCGGCGATCTTCCACCGGCGCAGCAGGACCGCGGTCGAGGTCCCCCCGCAGTCCCGCTACAACATGCCCATCGAAGTGCTGTACACCGTGGTGCCGCTGATCATCGTCTCGGTGCTCTTCTACTTCACGGCACGTGACGAGGCCGAACTCCTCGAACTCTCCGAGAAGCCCGCCCACACCGTGGGGGTGGTCGGCTTTCAGTGGAGCTGGGGCTTCAACTACGTCGAGGACGTGGACGGCGACGCCGGGACGGGCGACGCGAAGGCGGACCCGGACATGGGCATCGTCCCGGACAGATACCGGGACGCCTTCCCCGCGGGCGCCGAGGGCGTCTTCGACGTCGGTGTTCCCGGCGCTCGCAACCCGCAGAACGGCAACCCCGGTCCCACCCTGTGGCTGGCGAAGGGGGAGAAGGTCCGGTTCGTGCTGTCCTCGCGAGACGTCATCCACTCCTTCTGGGTGTTGCCGTTCCTGATGAAGCAGGACGTCTTCCCCGGTCACAACGTCAATGTCTTCGAGGTGACGCCGACGGCTGAGGGCACGTTCCGGGGCAAGTGCGCCGAGCTCTGCGGCGTCGACCACGCGCGCATGCTGTTCAACGTCAAGGTCGTCTCTCCCGAGCGCTACCGGCAGCACCTGCGCGAGCTGGCCGACAAGGGGCAGCGCGGCTTCATCCCGGCGGGCATCGAGGTCTCCGACCCGGCCAGGAACAACGAGCCGCGCAAACTCTGA
- a CDS encoding DUF2243 domain-containing protein — protein sequence MNDPERPLRRPRPEPRRSLAVCALIGAALMAAVDEIVFHQLLAWHHFYDRSTTDIGLLSDGLLHTAELLALVAGFFLYADLRRRRALAAAHARAGLFIGLGAFQLFDGVVDHKLLRLHQIRYGTDVTPYDWAWNLGGLALLLIGCTLALRAARRSRAEPTT from the coding sequence ATGAACGACCCGGAGCGTCCCCTCCGCCGTCCGCGCCCGGAACCGCGCAGGTCCCTGGCCGTCTGCGCCCTGATCGGCGCGGCGCTGATGGCCGCCGTCGACGAGATCGTCTTCCACCAGCTCCTGGCCTGGCACCACTTCTACGACCGTTCGACCACCGACATCGGCCTGCTCTCCGACGGCCTGCTGCACACCGCCGAGCTGCTGGCCCTGGTCGCCGGCTTCTTCCTCTACGCCGACCTGCGCCGCCGTCGCGCCCTGGCCGCCGCCCATGCGCGGGCGGGCCTCTTCATCGGGCTGGGCGCCTTCCAGCTCTTCGACGGTGTCGTCGACCACAAGCTGCTACGGCTGCACCAGATCCGCTACGGAACCGATGTCACCCCCTACGACTGGGCCTGGAACCTCGGCGGTCTCGCTCTGCTCCTCATCGGCTGCACCCTGGCCCTCCGCGCGGCACGCCGCTCCCGGGCAGAGCCGACGACATGA
- a CDS encoding DUF1360 domain-containing protein, whose protein sequence is MGATTDSHLVNRLHRLAERTERRYAAGQDRPLGGYLAAMAGFGVYTAAWITAVRLRGRPLPERPEPWDVVLTSVATFRLSRLLSKAAVTSPLRAPFTTFVGPQGPAELHEEARPEEGKDTVGELVTCPFCMSVWVASTLTASRLLWPRGTRTAMGALAALAGADALQLAYGALMSRATDDD, encoded by the coding sequence ATGGGCGCGACCACTGACAGCCATCTCGTGAACCGCCTGCACAGGCTCGCGGAACGTACGGAGCGCCGCTACGCGGCCGGGCAGGACCGGCCGCTCGGCGGGTATCTGGCGGCCATGGCCGGCTTCGGGGTCTACACGGCGGCCTGGATCACAGCGGTACGTCTCCGGGGGCGCCCTCTGCCCGAACGTCCCGAGCCCTGGGACGTCGTGCTCACCTCGGTGGCCACGTTCCGGCTGAGCCGGCTGCTGAGCAAGGCGGCGGTCACCAGTCCGCTGCGGGCGCCCTTCACGACGTTCGTCGGCCCGCAGGGTCCCGCCGAACTGCACGAGGAGGCGCGGCCCGAGGAGGGCAAGGACACCGTGGGCGAGCTGGTGACCTGTCCCTTCTGCATGAGCGTGTGGGTCGCGTCGACTCTCACCGCGAGCCGACTGCTCTGGCCGCGCGGGACGCGCACCGCCATGGGCGCCCTCGCCGCCCTGGCCGGAGCGGACGCCCTGCAACTCGCCTACGGCGCGCTCATGAGCAGGGCGACCGACGACGACTGA